Below is a window of Prionailurus viverrinus isolate Anna chromosome A1, UM_Priviv_1.0, whole genome shotgun sequence DNA.
CTACATTCAGTCCGGAACTCACCACACCAAGCAAAGTTGGGAGGTTGAATTTGTACCCAGTCATCTTCCAGGACAGAGTCTGCAAGATCGCCATCTTTCTGGGATCCACAGATGCTGCCCTctttaaactgtttttatttgaaaCGAGATCCCAGGTTTTCACATGGAAAATCTCCCACATGGAAGATCTGGTTTGTGATGGTGtcttatgtaaacattttaatatcaGATCCCTAAAATCCAGAGGCTCCCCCAAAAGGGATTAAAACATAATCCCCTCTCTCTATTGCTGTAGTGGATTAACTGTGTATTCTCTCTGCGGCTGGTTTGCTCCCTGAAGGCTGCAACAAAAAGACTCGGTGCTCCTTAAACATGCTATGGAATTGGAAGTTGTAATTGGAGATTTCCAAAGGACAGGGGTAAAAATGACACACTATTAAGGCTGAATGTTTCATGACGCCTCTTTCTGAAAGAACCAGTTCGAAGTCCTTTTATAAGCCCCCAGAAAAATCTCAGTTCAATAGAATCAGATTGGAGTAAAAGCAGAGGCAAGCGCAGTGTCCTTTCAGAAACGCAGAGAATCCAGTAGAGAGAATGTGTTCCCTGTGAAAAGTTCACGGAGACGTGTACTTAGAATCCGTAATATATTTCAGTAAATCACTGTATATGGTTTTGATAATGTGTTtcgtgattttttttcaatttctcccAATTTAATTGCTTGAATATGTTAAATTactctttaagaaaaaggaatagttcgccattttaaatgtttttgaccATTCTTCGTCTCCAAATGCCAGAAACCTCTATTAAACCAGAAGTCACTAGCCTTCGCTGTATATATAGCATGACGACTTTTGTAAGGTTTTAGCAAGGCCCAACGATGTATAAGAAGGCACTGTTTTCAATGTCAGTCACATCACCTTCTTTCTCACCTCGCCCCAGTCGAGAGTAAGCCTCCAGTCAAGATCTCTCcggaaaggaaataggaaaagtgGCATCCACTGGAGCGTCCTGGTGGCTCAAGGGTTAAGGGAGCGGTTCGAACCGGCCCGAGCGTTGGGGGATTCCGAGGAGGACGCGGGAGGCAGGAGGCGCCGCGGAGCGCGCGCACAGACCCTCCAATAAACACAAAGGAGGGCCTGGGGAATAGAAACCCAAATCCACTTGTAATCGTACAAGAGATTCGGGCATAATTACTTGAGCAACCTAGATTAAGATTGATGAGCCTTTAAAGTGGCGCTTCAGATCGACCGCCTCGCCCTTTGGAAAGAAAAACCTTGTGCAGCCGAGATGGACCCCGACTCCGCTTGGCTACGCGGCGGGAACTGGCGGCCCGGGACCCAGGCCGGGAGTGCGCGCGCCCCGGGGCCGGGCCCCCCGGTGCGGGCTCGGGGGGTACCGAGGGCAATAAACTAACCGAAAGGGCTTCGCGTTAGTGTGACCCAGGCGGTCAGCTCGGGGGTGAAGGCTGACACTGACGCAGTTGGCTTCCTGTCCACCCGGTTAGGCGCGACCGAAGCCGGCCGAGAGCCCTCTCCGTGCCTCCCGCGGCAGAAACGGCCCGGCTTTGTGCAGGACGGTAGCGGCCTCGGGGCGCACGCCTCCCTGGGAACGTGAACTTCCCCGCAGTCCCCGGGCCCCGCCGGGTCGGGCCTGCCAGCGGTGGCCTCGGCGGTGGCGGCGCGCGCCGGTCTCACCGCGAGGAGCCGCCGCCGAGGGGCCCGAGCCCGAGCGGCCGCAGGGGACCTGCCTTTTTATTGCCTTTATCCTACTGTGACTGTGACTCGTTTGACTATGTGCATTTCAGGGCGTGGGGGGAGATGGAGGGGGGGAGGAATGGAGGGGAACTTAAGGCGCCcttgctacaaaaaaaaaaaaaaaaaaagagagagagagagagagaagaacaataaaaaaaagaataatttctgtGTTCCATGTCTGTGTTTTCAGTACAGGATAGCAAAGAGTGCCTCCCCTTTCGGGGAATCTTAAAGGGGCAGTTAAGTGATcccctttgaattaatattctAATACGTAATTTTCAACATTAACTCAGATTGAGGGAATTCGAAGTAGGCACACTTTCTGAAACATCTTTTCCTGAAGATTAGTTTCTCTAGTCTCAAAAGTTGAGAAATAGCACTTTTGGCACGCTTTTCTGAGAATCGCCTTGTTCGAGCGTCTTACAATTTCATCACTTTTGACTGATTCTCTGTGAAAATCACTGCTacgatttttgttcttttctacaTAAGAAACGTACTTAatatccttgtgtgtgtgtgtgtgtgtgtgtgtgtacgtgcgtaTGTGGCGCGGCTTAGGACGCCGATGTGAATCTTCATGCAAGTTGCAAACCCGTTAGTTAGTACAGTGGAATTCATACATCCAGATCCTGTACGCCTTCACACCCTCCCGCCCATCCTTGGGGAACTCCGCTGCCCAGTGGACCGGGCTTTCCCGGATGGCTGGCCTTTGGGGGCAGTGCTGACTGCCTAGGGTCTCCCAAAGCCGGTGGTGCCCCACGGAGAATAGGGGCATTTGTGGGATTTCTAGGCGGAGGTTACCAACTCTCTTGCTAAGGGTCACTTATTCGGTATTCTGACCTCTTGGGGCTTTATAGGATTCTGTATCTCTACTCTCGTTTATAAGATAATGTGCAAAAGCTAAGCAGACCTTATCTCACACGAGAGGAGCTGGCCGCATGACCACAGGCACCATTTTCTTagtacatctttaaaaataaagacctgCAGCACCCTTCGGGAGGGAGCGGGAGAGGGCCACAGGGATTCAGCCTGACTCCGGTGCCCTTGTCTTTCAGGCCCAGTGGTTCTCAGTACCCCAGCCCAGCTCATCGCTCCTGTGGTGGTGGCCAAGGGGACTCTCTCCATCACCACGACAGAAATCTACTTCGAGGTAGATGAGGATGATCCTGCCTTCAAGAAGATCGACACGAAAGTGAGTTAGAGTGATTCTATAAACAGTCCTGGTGGCTTTGTGGCAGGAAGTGGTTTTCAATTTTGCTTGGTTTTAAatgacagtgggggaggggagcatgtTTCCATCTTTGtcataggaaataaaatgaatgaaataacacATGCTCTATTTTATGGGACTGAAGAatatattaatgattttaaatcCTGTGTTACCAGAGCATGCTCATTTTAATACTTTCTACATGAGAGCCTTTGTCTGCACTTGGGTAGATTTGATAGTTAAGCCAATTGTTCAAAAGTCTCTGGGGTACAGCATCCCAAGCTCTTTGGGAAGACTGGGAAGGTTTTTCTGAAATACCTTAAGATCACTTTTAATTTCCAGACGTGTACATTGAAATGTGAATTATTATTCATTAAAAGGTTATAaggaaactggggggggggggggcggcgaggtggcatttaaatataaattcatcTCCATTATTACATCCATTTTTCATCTCCTGAAATAAGAATGCGCTTTACATGTGAATTTAAGAGCAGGAGAAACTAATTCTCTAAGAAGCATCGATTTCAAGTGTATAGGTCATATATACTAGCAATCAGATGTTTAAAGTTTGCGTTCTTCTGTGGGTGTAATGCCAGAAGATACATATTTGGACAATTtgaaatgcataaatatttatttagtatatcTTATTGTGTAGAGTTTAAAACCTGATGTTGGGACAGCTCTACACCTCTGCACTTTCTTTTCAAATCAATGTGattgttgttttaacttttatgttaCCCTGCAGTCTGTAAACTTTTCTGAGGTTAAGAATTCAAGTGTCCTGCTAGATATCCAAGCATCAGTATACAAAAGATCTTCCTTTGCAAGCTTTATCAGAAGCAATTATTCTAAAATAGTCAAAGACAAATGCTCCCACAGATTCAGaactttattatttgtatttaatttttgtatagaaATAAAGTATTATAAAACACGATTTGTAGAAGAGGAACTGAAACTCCAAAATCTACCCTCACCTGAATTAACTGCCTACCTTAGGGCCTGTAGGTGGTTAGCTCTCAGCACTTGTTGACTATTAAAATACTTGGAAGGACAGTCAAAGGACTTCTTACACTTCTGGCTCCCAAAGGATGGAATGTTTAAAATGAGCTGAAATGTAgtgtatttgatttttaaataatttaaagtttgtCTTTATGCTTTTATCATTAGCTTGCCCtacaaaggaagaataaattttgGGTTTCTGATTAACTTATTCAGCTAATGGAACACTAACTGCATAAAATAAGATTTGACATAAAGTGGTcagaaataatctttattttattagcaTAGTTAGTTTTCATATACAAATTTTGAAACTTTCATTGTGACTTTGAGTTCACTTTCTCTGAGTCAGATTTTTAACTCCACAGTCTTTGCTGTCatgacatatttttttccttatattatcAGAAATGCTACAGAACCTAGTCCAGAAGAGCAGACTTTCAAGGGTAGATTTAAATCTGTCTATCATAGAAAGAAATAGTCTTATAAGTAGATCATTAGCTTCTGTAGCCGTACAAAGAGTTTTCTCCggtattttaaggttttatttttaataattccattaGCACACTCCTCAAAATGTTTAAGATACTCAGGTGGGTTCAGTTTCCAAAATGAAACGTTACATCTTTTgatagaaaaacaatttaaagtgaGACACAACaacttttatttacttcatttattagcttctaattaaataaaaaccagcaacagaaattaaaatctaAGTCACAAAAGTAGTTATCCAGTGTATTTCAAgtgcattttcaaatatataattcagATATTCAAGCGTTATTATATAAGCTGAATTCaaatttctttgaatatatttaaataacatttcaagTATATTTATGGAATGTTAGAAATAGAACAAGCAttatatttgaaacaaaatgtaaacttttttaaagttcagaCACTTTCAAAGACAGATAAAAGTACCGGGAGGAAATCTACCTTTAAATGGTATCTTTGTTAGCGGAAAATGTCTGGAAGTATCCAAAACGGCAATTTAACTTCTGTTCACCAAATCACAAAACACCAACATCCACACGTTCAAAGACAATGTGAGATCACAATATTTGTTACAAACCAAAATATACATTACACTTTCCTTCAGATGGCATATCCAAATGGTGTTTACTCACAGACAGATGCACCTAAATCACCAGGATTGCTATAATCCTTTGATAGCTGGGCAGAGTGTTCTCTGTGGTCTTGCATTACAGCCGGGTTGCTTTCCGGGTGTTACTGTGTACTTTTCGAGGGCGATAAGAAATCCTTTGTAAAAGAAGTCTTCTAATACTTGTGGGTTTGGGTTTTTCTCTATCCACTTTCCCTACTTCTTCTTCTCCCCTTGGAGGGGTGGGTGAGATGATGCCTAAACATTGTactgttattcctttttaaggaaGAGATTGTTTGCACTGACAAGTGGAATATTAGATAGGAATCGACCAGGAAGTTTACACCGAAGTAGGTCTTTGAGAAGAGCAATCCCATTTCGGCTCTTGACGAAACGGTCCTCTAAAGTTTCTCCAAACTTTTCGGGTTGGTCAGGATCTCTCTCGCCAGTCGCCACGTTTGTTTGGCAGCGTTCTCCAGAGCCGAATGAGGTTTGCCTTGGAACAGATCTAAGTTCGGGAGGAAGTAGTGAGGACACCGCCGGCACTGCAGGCAGGAGATAAGTTGCAGCAAAATCCCGTTAAGCCGATCACCCAGGCAGGACTCGTCCCAGTCCGACTCCCGGGGATGCTTTTCACACTCGTAGGAAACCAGAGTCTTCATGTGGTAATTGTTGAGGGGCTGGCCGGGCAGTTCGAGGTGCCGATCCCGCAAGGTTTTGAGGATGGAGAGGCATTTCTTCCTGCAGCCCCCCATCTGCAGTCTGTTCTCCGCTTCCGCGAACTGCAGCACCCAGGCGTCGCTCTCGGCCGAGCTCTGTTTGCCGGCCAGGGAGTGGCACTCCTTGGACAGGAGATTGAACCCTTCCGCTTTGACCTCCGCCACCCGGTTGGGTCCCGGCCAGGGGATGTGGGGAAGCGGCCAGTGGGCAGCACTCCTGGGCCAGATGCCGGTGCACTTAAAGGCCGGGGTGATCTGCACCACGTACCTATCTCGGATTCGCAGTTTCACTTCGCTGGTGTCCGCCACCATTTTCACCACGTCCCTGTAGCTGCATTTGTCCACCGCCTGGGCCACCAGCGTCTGGAACCTGGACCGGATCTTGCGCGCCGAGAGGTAGCCGGAGGCGGTGATGAATTCCACCCAGAGGGACATGCTCCTCTTGCGCCCGTCGCTCAGCTTGAGCACCGCGCAGCCGGGCAGCGAGCCGTCGTCCACAAAGTTGAACACCCCCATCTGGTTCAGGTAAAGCACCACTTCAAACTCGGTGGGGGAGATGACCTCGAGGCCCTCGTAGCGATTGTCCATCTCGTTGAGAGAGCTGATGAAGCGGGGCTCCTGGACCTCCACTTCTTTCAGGACGTCGGAAACGACTTTGCAGACTTCGCGGATCGTCTTGGCGATGGCAGCCTTCCTGGCCTGGCACTTCTCGTTGTAGTATTTATTCAGATGGTACACCAGCTTGGCCTGGGCCGCGATCATGTTGGGGCAGAGATCCGGATTGTACACCGGAGTCTCGCAGTAAGCTGTGGGATCCAATGCGGCTGCTAGAGCGGGAGCCAACTTCGGTGGAGAAACGGGCCGCCGCGCTCAGAAACGCACCCAAACGCTCTCCGACGTGCTGCCGCGCTGGACTCCCGGCCGGCTGCTCTCCCCCCTTCCTTTTATCTTTGAGCCCGGACGGCCTGAAAGTGAAAgcctgctctccccccaccccccctctcggtctttcttcctcctttaaaGGATCCTTGTGCGAGAGAAACGCAAGGAGAGATCACCTTCTCAGCAGTGAAAACAAAAGTTGCGCCGAGACCCAGCAAAGCTCCTCCCGTAGCCAAAATAACCGGCCCTCTCCGTATTTATTTACGCTTTCCCGCAATCATCGTGTCTGCCGGACTGTTAATCAGACGGAGGAAAAGTGTGCGGAGTGTGTGTCGGGGgtgagtgtgcgtgtgtctgtgtcaGAAGAAGCTGCTGTTGGTTTGTCTAAGAGCCCAGATGCACTCGTGTGGAAATTATAAAGGCAGGGCCAGGCAGGCTGGCGGCCAATCGCCACTGGGCTCGTCACGACAGCCTCCTTCAGCTCCAACCCGGCTAATTAATCCCCCCTCGTGGATATAGGCACACAAACCAAAGGTAGGAGGCTGCTGCCGGCAGAAAAACCACCCAGGCCACCTAGACAGTTTTGGAAATCAAGAGGAATCTCTCGGCTTTGGTATTAATGGAAGCATATTGACGTTTTGAAGACTTGGCAAAGTGCTTCTCTtctgtgttgaaaaaaaaaaaaaaaaagccctgcttGTCTTTTTACCGCGGAAATGCAAATACAGGTGTATTAATGGTCATCCATCAATTAGTGAACTAGATGGGGTCTTCTAAAACCAAAGTCACTAACTTGCATTTAGAATAAGATAATTAACGTCTCTTAATCTTGGCGGTCTTTTAAAAT
It encodes the following:
- the MAB21L1 gene encoding putative nucleotidyltransferase MAB21L1 yields the protein MIAAQAKLVYHLNKYYNEKCQARKAAIAKTIREVCKVVSDVLKEVEVQEPRFISSLNEMDNRYEGLEVISPTEFEVVLYLNQMGVFNFVDDGSLPGCAVLKLSDGRKRSMSLWVEFITASGYLSARKIRSRFQTLVAQAVDKCSYRDVVKMVADTSEVKLRIRDRYVVQITPAFKCTGIWPRSAAHWPLPHIPWPGPNRVAEVKAEGFNLLSKECHSLAGKQSSAESDAWVLQFAEAENRLQMGGCRKKCLSILKTLRDRHLELPGQPLNNYHMKTLVSYECEKHPRESDWDESCLGDRLNGILLQLISCLQCRRCPHYFLPNLDLFQGKPHSALENAAKQTWRLAREILTNPKSLEKL